The DNA segment CAAAGTAGTATCGTAGGCCGTAATATCATTGATGTGGATATATTACAATCTGCATAATTCAGAAGAGATGTGTCAGAGAACAATAACCAGCCTTTTATGATGAATAGCATAGCATACGACATAATAACCCCTAATATTGATCCTATAAATGTCAATATAAGATTTTCATTTATAAATCTCATGATAAGCTGCCAACGTCTGGCACCATAGCAACGGCGGATGGCTAGTTCACTCATCTGATGGTGCATCTGACTTGATACCAGTCCGCTGATATTTATAGCCGGAACTACTAATAACATAAGTGCTATAATGAATAATATAGCTGTGGTATTGACATGGCCCTTAAAAAACTGATATTTTGTAATAGGGCACATGTCCTTTAACTCGAACGAGTAATTGTTAAGTGTACTATTGTAGCGCTTAAGTGAAATATGTAATTGGTCATTCAAATCAGATGTGCTAACACCTGGAGCGCAGAGAGCCATCGCTGTTACATCTCCATACAGGGGGTCTGATGCTTTTATTGTAGGGTCGAATGGCATCCATAATTCAGAATATGCAAAATTGAAAAAAGAGCTTACGTTATCTACTACTCCAATGATCTTCATCGGTGAAAAATCACAGAAACATGTCTTTCCTATTGATTTTTCGGCGCTACCATAAAATTCTCTGGCTATATGTTCGTTTATTACGACAACATTAGCTCTTGCCTGGAAATCTGCTTTATTAAAAGGCTTGCCTGCTAAAAACTTAAAGTCATACATTTGCCAAAATTCAGGATCGACAAACTTACAGAAATGACTTTCGCCTTTATTCTTATTAGTTCCGCAATACAACTTTGTTCCACTGCGCTGGTAACTTACAATTGATGCACCTTTTATATTGCTGAATATCATCTTAGCAGTGCGATAACTCATACCAGGATTAGCATTGCTGTGATCTTTTGTCTTAAAAGAATACCCATCACCTGAATATACCATTTTACTTCGATTACTTTCGGGGGTAATGTCTCCAATATGTATGTCGTAGTTTATCACAACAAGCATGGCGAAAGCTATACTTACGGCTGTACCTAAAATCGACAATATCGTGAAGAACGGTTGTTGCCTAATATGGTTTTTTGCTTGTTTAATAATCGTATTCATAAATTACTGTACTTTATTCTACTGAATTTGGCGCCCGTCAAAGAATCTGACAGTCCGACTTGTGAGTTTTGCCTGATCTTCATTATGAGTTACCATTACAATAGTTCTACCGTCTTCTTTATTCAATTTGTGAAGCAGTTCCATAACTTCTGCACCCATTTTTGAATCCAAATTACCTGTAGGTTCATCAGCCAATATAATATCCGGATTACCTATTATGGCACGTGCGATGGCTACACGCTGACATTGACCACCGCTGAGTTGGGTGGGGAAGTGGCGCATGCGGTGAGTCAGTCCAACTTTCTCCAACACTTCTTCTGCTTTTTGTCTACGCTCTTTTGCACTAACATTACGGTATAAAAGGGGCATCTCAACATTATCAATTACATTGAGTGAGTTGATAAGATGGAATGACTGAAATACGAAACCTAGTTTTTGATTACGGAAGGCAGCCAGAGCTTTGTCTTTCATACCATCTGTCTGTATCCCTTCTATCTCTATTGTTCCACTTGTAGGTAAGTCGAGCAATCCCATAATGTTAAGCAGGGTAGACTTGCCACAACCTGATGGGCCCATTATAGATAGAAACTCACCCTTTTCTACTTCGAGATTCACATTCTCAAGAGCTACCGTCTCAATCTCGTCAGTACGGTAGATTTTGTTAATACCTTTTAATGTAATCATAATTATTCTTATTCTTGTTTATTTTTTATTTTGCTTAATCAGTGTCAATACTTGACGAATATATTTTTACCATGGTACGTCTATATCAGTTCTTTAGTTTCAATTTATTCTTATCTTTGTAGTCATTCATATCGCTTACAACTACTTTATCGCCAGGCTTTAGTCCACTTAATACTTCGACATAGTCAAATCCAGCTTCGCCTAATTTTACTTTGCGTTTTACTATCTCTCCATTACTATTGGCAACAAACAAATCGTAGACGCCGGGACCTGTATAGTATGCGCTGTTGGCTATTCGCATAACATCACTCTTAACAGAGTTGATGACATATATATCGGTATTCAGACCGGAGCGAAGAACACTGTTCTTATCATCCTTAAGTTGAACAGTAAAGTTTATAACGCCATTTTTTGATAGAGGAGTTACGCTGCTGATAATTCCATTAATAGTTTTATTACCTATCTTTACAATGGCTTTTCCTCCAACAGATATTCTATCGCCATAAGAATCAGCAATTTCTCCGGTTATCTTGAAATGGCTTAGATCTGAAATTACAGCTACTTGTTGTCCTTGTGTTATCTGAGATCCTATCTGATTGTTTATGTATGTTAGTATTGCCTTGCGCGGGGCACGTATCTTTGCATCTTCAAGTGTACGTCTTATCTCTCCAAGCGACTTTATGAACATATCTAAATCAAGTTTTTGTACTTTATATTCTGCTGCACACGAAAGGCGCTCGTTTATTAACTGTTTCTTCTGTTGTTCAAGTTCAATGCGGGCAACATTATAGTTCATCTCTTTTTGATGTACGTTGTCTCTTGTACTAGCTCCAATACTGTCAAGATATCGTTCGCTGTGCATTTCCACTCTCATTCTGCTTAACTTCATTTGTGCTACACGAATCTGCATAGTTAAGTCGGTAAGTTTTGTGTTCTGATCGACTTTCATTTGTTGTAGTTTGGATATTCTCATCTGCTCGTCATCCTGTCCTTTCTTATAATCGGTTTCGGCTGATTGCAGATCAAGTTTTAGAATTGGTGTTCCTGCATCTACCGGATCTCCACTCTTCTTATAAGTTTCAATTATTCTTGAATTTATTGGAGAGTTAATAATCTCTTCAAAGATAGGAACAACTTTTCCACTTGCGTTTACACTGACCTCAATAGTACCACGGTCTACTGTAGAGAAAATCAAATCCGAACGGTTTACACTTTGCCCTAACCATTTTTCTACGATGATGAAGCAAGTAAAAATGATAAAGACAATTGCAGCCGCACGGATTATTCTCTTATTTCGGCGCTTTTTGATTTCTTCTTTTGGTATTTCTCTGTCCATAATTATATTATTTACTACTAAACGATAGACAATAGCTATGCCATAAATACAAAATGCTGATTATGAAAGAGTTAGCTAAAAACACTTATGTCCGATAATGAACACTTTGTTCGTTATCGGACATAAACAGTAGTCTTTCATATATTGTAACATCATACATAAAATGTTCAATAAAATATTTATTACCAATTACATAGCTTTCAACTAAGTGTACATAATAATACATTCATCATACATAGTTTTTATTTTGATATATGGCATTTTTATTTAACGTTGCAAACAACGAAACATATTTTGGGCCAATGCGTAAATATTTTCTTTGTGTTAAGCTAATTAGGAAGGTTTTTATGTATATGTAAAGTGTTTCAGTAAGGCTTTCAATAATTTGTATAGTAAACCAGTAAGTATAACAACAAAGATGTATACTGAATTCAGTCATAGTCATAATAAATTCAATCATATTCACAGAGCTATGCTTTTAAACTGTCAAAGCTTAGCTCCAATGCTGCAAAAGCTATGCTTTAGAGTGGTAAAAGCATAGCTTTTGCACAAAAATTAGGGCTACTTTTATGTCGAAAGCATAGAGAATGTTACTATAAAGCATAGCTTTTGAATTGTTTTATGTCTTTATTGACATAAAACCTTTCATTATGGTAATAATATATACTTATGTATAAGTATGTATGCTAATAAACCATCATTCATATTATAAAGCAATTAATATAAGTGGATTACAAAATTCATGTATGAATGTGCCTTTTAAAATACTGTAGTAATTCTTATAAACAGATTAAAAGTGACGTAGTAACATTTCTTTTAAATGAAGGCGAGTAGAAAAAAATAAAAAGCCACGCATATCTAAAGTTAAGATAAGCGTGGCTTATATCTATGTGCAATATTCTTTATATTTTATCAAGATTTGGAAATACCAAAGAGAATATCAGTATTAGCAGACCTAAAGTCAATACAGTAATTGTCTTAGTGTTGCACCCTTTCCATTCTTTGAGCAATATTCCCCATACATTACTGAACAGCACATTAAGTGCCATAAGTATGCACCAGGAAAAAGCCATGATAACACTGTCGGGAGCGAAGAACGACTTACCAAGTCCTAATCCGAAGAATTGACAGTACCAAAGTATGCCGGCAAGAGCACAGAACATTATGTTATTGATCAATACGCCACTTTTGCGGTAATCACCAAATGTCTTATTCTTTGCATTTTGGTATAAGCAGTATACAGCGTTGGTAATGAATCCGCCGAGAGTTACCATGAATGTTGCCGGTAACGTCTCGAATAGAGGGTTGACACCTGCAACAGATAATGGCTTACCTGCATCAAGACCTAAGGCGAAACATGCACTCATAACACCGGCAAGCAGTGCTACGAGCAATCCCTTTGTCAATGCAAAATCTTTGATGGCTGCTTTCTTCTCTTCATCGGTCATGTTTTTAGCACGCAGACTACCGGCATATCCTATTACGGCAATACCTGCGAGTGTGATACACACACCGATGAGTAGTATCAGTCCCTGGCCATGAAACAGGTCTGTTCCTGCAAAGATAGCAGGAAACAGTGTTCCGAATCCGGCACATGTACCTAGAGAGATGCTCTGTCCTAAAGCTACACCGAGATAGCGCATAGACAAACCGAAAGTTAGTCCGCCAACACCCCATAGTATTCCGTAGAACAAAGCTTTAGCAGTTGCGGCAGTATCAACAGTGAGTATGGCTCCAAGAGAGCTACCTGCTGGTACAGCAAGCATAGCGCCCAATAAAGGGAAAACTATCCATGCGAAGATTCCCTGTGTAAGCCAGAAGCTCTCCCAGCTCCACTCTTTCACCTTATTGATAGGTACATAAGAGCTGGACTGGCAGAAACTTCCGATGGCGATTATTATCAAACCGATAATTACTTCCATCTTGTGATATTATTAAGCACGTTTGCTGAGTACGTCAGCTTCGTATTTCTCAATTTCCTTTATATAGTCTTCGCCTACAGGCACACCGTTCTTCATGCAGAAGTAGTCGTATACTGCACCCCAAGGCATAGATTTATCTTCTTCAAGCAGTGCAAGACGTTCAAATAGTTTGTTCTTATCTTCGTATTTGCGAAGTGTTGGGATTGGTTCCAAAAGTGCGTGCAACAGACATTTCTGTGTAGCGCGAGATCCTACAACATAAGCACCAATTCTATTGATTGAAGCGTCAAAGTAGTCAAGACCAATGTGTACTCTATTAAGTGCGTCTGCACGTACAATCTCTTTGAAAAGATCGAGTGTATCGTCGTTTACGATAGTTACATGGTCTGAGTCCCAACGGATAGGACGGCTTACGTGAAGCATAAGTTCTGGTACAAACAGCAGTAATGAACTGACTTTGTCAGCAACACTCTCTGTTGGTACAAAGTGTCCTGTATCAAGAGTTACTATTTTCTGATTTTTAACTCCATAACCTAGATAGAAGTCATAAGAACCAACTGTATAACTTTCAAGACCAATACCGAACAATTTAGCCTCAATACAGTCTTTCATGTTATCATACTTCTTTGCAAATATTTCATCAAGACTTTGCTCTAACAACTGGCGATAACGTAGTTTTTCAACAGTCTGGTCTTTGCTACCATCATGTATCCATACATTCATTATGCAAGGGTCGTTCTGTGCTTTTCCCATCTCTTCAGAGATAGCACGGCAACGTTTTGTATGTTCAATCCAGAACTTGCGTATGCTTTCGTCAGGATTAGCAAGAGAGAGACTACCACTCAATGGATGTGAAAATGATGTAGAGTTGAAATCTAATTTGAAGTTATTTTCTTTTGCCCATTGCATCCATCCTGCGAAATGTTTTGGTTCAACTTCGTTGCGGTCAACTTTTTGTCCTCCAAATTCTCCATAAGAAGCATGTAGGTTAAGACGATGGTTGCCCGCGATGAAAGATTTAGCTTTTAATACATCCATACGCAATTCTTCTATGTTGCGAGCTTTGCCTGGATAGTTTCCTGTAGCTTGTATTCCACCTGTAAGCTGTCCGTCAGGGTTTTCAAAACCTGTAACATCATCAGCTTGCCAGCAATGTAGTGACAGAGGTGTATTCTCTAGTTGTTTTATCGCTTTGTCGGTGTCAACACCAATAGCAGCATAGCGTTCTTTAGCTACTTCGTAAGCTTTTACGATTAATTGTTCTTTCATTTTGCTTAGGTTTTTATTATTATTTTTTGATTTGTATTTTATCTTTTTTGTCGACAATTTCAAGGAACTGTTTGTATGCAGCATCCCATTCTTCTTTGTCTTTTGGCATAAAATGTTTTATCTTTATACTATCAGCAATAATCTTACGCATTTCCCAAATGTCTTTGACCATTCCGGCAGCTTTTGCCTGTAACATAATATTGCCAATTGCGGTTCCTTCTTGTGGCCCTGCTAAGACTTCAACTCCAAGAGAGTCTGATGTAAATTGATCAAGGTGCTCATTTAGTGAACCTCCGCCTATAATGTGTAGTACATTTATAGGGAATGATGCCATATCCTTAAGATAATCAAATACTTGACGGTATCTTAAAGCAAGGCTCTCAAAGATGCAACGGCATAATTCGCCATGACTTGTTGGAATATGTTGATTGGTAAGGCGACAATATTCTTGGATAGCATTTTGCATGTTAGAAGGGTTGGCAAACATAGCATCATCTGGATTTATAATGCTTTGGAATGAAGTAGATGCCATTGCTTCATCTATTAATTCTTTATAAGTTTTAGGTGCATCTGTCCATTCATTACGACATCTTTCCAAAAGCCACATTCCACAAATGTTTTTAAGAAAACGTGTAGTACCTTCAATACCACCTTCGTTTGTGAAATTACGTTCATAACTTATGTCATTAATAATAGCATCTTTAGTCTCAATACCCATAAGACTCCAAGTGCCGCTACTTAGATATGCAAAATTCTCATTCTTGGCAGGAACTGCAGCGACAGCACTACCTGTATCGTGTCCTGCTACAGCTACAACTGGTATTGCGCCAAGCCCTGTAATCTTTTGAATCTCTTCTGTAATAGTGCCGATTATTGTACCTGGATTTACTATCTTTCCAAATTTATTGCGGTCAAGTCCTAATGTGCTTAGTATTTTATTATCCAAATCTTTTGTCTTTGGGTCAAGCATTTGACTGGTTGAGGCTATTGTATATTCGCAAACTTCCTCACCTGTGAGCATATAACTAAGTGCATCA comes from the Xylanibacter oryzae DSM 17970 genome and includes:
- a CDS encoding ABC transporter permease; amino-acid sequence: MNTIIKQAKNHIRQQPFFTILSILGTAVSIAFAMLVVINYDIHIGDITPESNRSKMVYSGDGYSFKTKDHSNANPGMSYRTAKMIFSNIKGASIVSYQRSGTKLYCGTNKNKGESHFCKFVDPEFWQMYDFKFLAGKPFNKADFQARANVVVINEHIAREFYGSAEKSIGKTCFCDFSPMKIIGVVDNVSSFFNFAYSELWMPFDPTIKASDPLYGDVTAMALCAPGVSTSDLNDQLHISLKRYNSTLNNYSFELKDMCPITKYQFFKGHVNTTAILFIIALMLLVVPAINISGLVSSQMHHQMSELAIRRCYGARRWQLIMRFINENLILTFIGSILGVIMSYAMLFIIKGWLLFSDTSLLNYADCNISTSMILRPTILLWVVGLAVLFNFISVFIPVWIATRRNIISTLKGE
- a CDS encoding ABC transporter ATP-binding protein — protein: MITLKGINKIYRTDEIETVALENVNLEVEKGEFLSIMGPSGCGKSTLLNIMGLLDLPTSGTIEIEGIQTDGMKDKALAAFRNQKLGFVFQSFHLINSLNVIDNVEMPLLYRNVSAKERRQKAEEVLEKVGLTHRMRHFPTQLSGGQCQRVAIARAIIGNPDIILADEPTGNLDSKMGAEVMELLHKLNKEDGRTIVMVTHNEDQAKLTSRTVRFFDGRQIQ
- a CDS encoding efflux RND transporter periplasmic adaptor subunit; amino-acid sequence: MDREIPKEEIKKRRNKRIIRAAAIVFIIFTCFIIVEKWLGQSVNRSDLIFSTVDRGTIEVSVNASGKVVPIFEEIINSPINSRIIETYKKSGDPVDAGTPILKLDLQSAETDYKKGQDDEQMRISKLQQMKVDQNTKLTDLTMQIRVAQMKLSRMRVEMHSERYLDSIGASTRDNVHQKEMNYNVARIELEQQKKQLINERLSCAAEYKVQKLDLDMFIKSLGEIRRTLEDAKIRAPRKAILTYINNQIGSQITQGQQVAVISDLSHFKITGEIADSYGDRISVGGKAIVKIGNKTINGIISSVTPLSKNGVINFTVQLKDDKNSVLRSGLNTDIYVINSVKSDVMRIANSAYYTGPGVYDLFVANSNGEIVKRKVKLGEAGFDYVEVLSGLKPGDKVVVSDMNDYKDKNKLKLKN
- the rhaT gene encoding L-rhamnose/proton symporter RhaT, translated to MEVIIGLIIIAIGSFCQSSSYVPINKVKEWSWESFWLTQGIFAWIVFPLLGAMLAVPAGSSLGAILTVDTAATAKALFYGILWGVGGLTFGLSMRYLGVALGQSISLGTCAGFGTLFPAIFAGTDLFHGQGLILLIGVCITLAGIAVIGYAGSLRAKNMTDEEKKAAIKDFALTKGLLVALLAGVMSACFALGLDAGKPLSVAGVNPLFETLPATFMVTLGGFITNAVYCLYQNAKNKTFGDYRKSGVLINNIMFCALAGILWYCQFFGLGLGKSFFAPDSVIMAFSWCILMALNVLFSNVWGILLKEWKGCNTKTITVLTLGLLILIFSLVFPNLDKI
- a CDS encoding L-rhamnose isomerase, producing MKEQLIVKAYEVAKERYAAIGVDTDKAIKQLENTPLSLHCWQADDVTGFENPDGQLTGGIQATGNYPGKARNIEELRMDVLKAKSFIAGNHRLNLHASYGEFGGQKVDRNEVEPKHFAGWMQWAKENNFKLDFNSTSFSHPLSGSLSLANPDESIRKFWIEHTKRCRAISEEMGKAQNDPCIMNVWIHDGSKDQTVEKLRYRQLLEQSLDEIFAKKYDNMKDCIEAKLFGIGLESYTVGSYDFYLGYGVKNQKIVTLDTGHFVPTESVADKVSSLLLFVPELMLHVSRPIRWDSDHVTIVNDDTLDLFKEIVRADALNRVHIGLDYFDASINRIGAYVVGSRATQKCLLHALLEPIPTLRKYEDKNKLFERLALLEEDKSMPWGAVYDYFCMKNGVPVGEDYIKEIEKYEADVLSKRA
- the rhaB gene encoding rhamnulokinase; translated protein: MGKNKNFFAVDLGATSGRTIIGTLSDGHFESEELTRFDNNLIETGGHFYWDIYALYNEIIKGLKLAAQRKIDIGSIGIDTWGVDFVCIGQDGQIMRNPIAYRDPHTFGMMEKYFDESLNKNEVYKITGIQFMNFNSLFQLYAMRKNNDSALAAANKILFIPDALSYMLTGEEVCEYTIASTSQMLDPKTKDLDNKILSTLGLDRNKFGKIVNPGTIIGTITEEIQKITGLGAIPVVAVAGHDTGSAVAAVPAKNENFAYLSSGTWSLMGIETKDAIINDISYERNFTNEGGIEGTTRFLKNICGMWLLERCRNEWTDAPKTYKELIDEAMASTSFQSIINPDDAMFANPSNMQNAIQEYCRLTNQHIPTSHGELCRCIFESLALRYRQVFDYLKDMASFPINVLHIIGGGSLNEHLDQFTSDSLGVEVLAGPQEGTAIGNIMLQAKAAGMVKDIWEMRKIIADSIKIKHFMPKDKEEWDAAYKQFLEIVDKKDKIQIKK